The genome window tgtagtgggggaagcttttatagtgggggaagcttttgtgggtgaaacttttgtggtgggggaagcttttgtgggtgaagcttttgttggtgaagctttaagcttttgtaggtgaagctattatgggtgaatcttttgtaggtgaagctttggagttgaagctttgtaggtgaggctgtgaagttgaagcttttgttgggtaccataaattgattttgcttgctttggagttgaagctttgtaggtgaagctttggagttgaagcttttgttgggtaccatgaattgattttgcttcacactatcttgatcaagatagtgtgaagcttttgagaatttgtagttgttctccattgatgaagcttttgttggtgaagcttttatgggtgaagcttttgttgggtatcatgaattgattttgcttcacactatcttgatcaagatagtgtgaagcttttgagaatttgtagttgtccttcattgatgaagcttttgttgaatttcccaattttttttttgtttttgggaaactagcaatttgaaaatgtgggagagacaacatatacaaattttgcttccacactgttgagcaagagattgtgatgcaagccacaccttgtagtagttgaaggtttggatgaaccatataaattgaatttgcttcgaacagtcttgaatttgcatcgaaggtttgagaattatagttgccctccattgataaagcttttgttggcaccataaattggttttgcttcacactgtcttgatcaagagtgtgtgaagcttttgagaattgtggttgaactcctttgatgaagcttttgttggcaccataaattggttttgcttcacactggcttgatcaagagtgtgtgaagcttttgagaattttggttgccctccattgatgaagctcttgttggcaccataaattggttttccttcacactgtcttgatcaagagtgtgtgaagcttttgagaattgtggttgaactcctttgatgaagctcttgttggcaccataaattggttttgctttacactgtcttgatcaagagtgtgtgaagcttttgagaattgtggttgaacttctttgacgaagcttttgttagcaccataaattggttttgcttcacactgtcttgatcaaaagtgtgtgaagcttttgagaattgtggttgccctccattgatgaagctcttgttggcaccataaattgattttacttcacactgtcttgatcaaaagtgtgtgaaacttttgagaattgtggttgccctccattgatgaagcttttgttggcaccataaattgggtttgcttcacactgtcttgatcaagagtgtgcgaagcttttgagaattgtggttgaactcatttgatgaagctcttgttggcaccataaaatggttttgcttcacactgtcttgatcaagagtgtgtgaagctttctacgagttatagtgtttgcattgttacagaggggaaatgtctaaagcagatgcaagagggctgaatagcttgatcttcgtatgccatgcactgaagttgttgttggcttgcaataagactttattggtgactataactcttgttgggcataagtgctcccctagttgagttgtaaaacttgagggttttttattatttgtgaatgttaggagttcacatgtacaagttgtaccactcgttttctagttggtggaatgaatggtgagttgctttcatcacttggttggtggtatgaaggtgagttccttcatcacatttcatcaaatttcatcacctggttggtggcatgaatggcaagttgccaaatgatattagagtatgggttgtacatttcatcacctggttggtggcatgaaggagagtacgggttgtacattttatcacctggttggtagcacgaagatgaattccttcttcacctggttggtggcatgagtggcaagttgccaaatgatattagagtacgggttgtacattttatcacctagttagtggcatgaagatgagttccttcttcacttagttggtggcatgagtggcaagttgccaaatgatattagagtacgggttgtacatttcatcacctagttggtggcatgaagatgagttccttcttcacctggttagtggcataagtggcaagttgccaaatgatattagagtacgggttgtatatttcatcacctgtttggcagcatgaagatgagttacttcttcacatttcatcacctggttggtgagaataagggtaaggtgttgaggcacattgtagcaagtgtcgaagacacaaaatatgttgaaccctttcgaagcacattTCGCTtgtgtatggatgtgttggaatgtatgatgtttatgtatgaatgtgttggaatgtataatgtttatgtatgaatgtgttggaatgtatgatgtttatgttgattgatatgaatgatgcttatgaatgttttgttatgcatgaagggatccatgcttttgatatgtgaaccatgttggttgtaacacttagtatcacatactttgtgtcaaagtatgcatgttgaagctctgagttagaatataagggtaggtcagcgtagaccaagtgttctagtgctaggaacgcaaaagactcagaagaagttatctgaattccctcttctttaaatatttgccgaatggcttgtgtgacaaaagatctcaagcggttgagaatcaaaacatttgtaatgtgtatgctttcttataatagcatttccttcagtacctagtcttccactttgaaagagtgaggcttggtcCCATAGTTATAATAGTTGACGGTACATTCACCCCTAGTTGTCTTGATATGAACTTTTATCCcttttgttgtaatgggcttgctgagagtaaaaatccttcctcttgccaaGAGACatatacgtttggtgacttagcgagtagctaaatgagacaggagatgatgcaattagtgtctgaatggccaagatctcctcacttggtagaacttgacttccacttcccacttgttgataagggttaaccatatgggggttcccttggtatgtccttgtttcggcggaggcgtggttataagcttgtgccatcacctcagagtaagtcttccaagtgttggcattgatcatgtacttgaagaaacaatcacgtaggcctaccgtgaaggccttgagggcggttttGTCATCTATCTCAGCGCAACGAGAaaactcatggctgaagcgaccggcatactatcgtagtgactcgtccagcttctggcaaataatgtacaagtcatcgGTAGAATGCAAACGATCGGTCtgaaagatgtgttgagaaaccaacagtttcctcagttcctcaaatgagtctactgtctcaggtggaagacggcaatactagtttagagctccgccagagatgatggaggggaagagaagacatcgctcttcgtcggtgtgcatccgatatgccatggtggactcaaagaggttaaggtgttcaattgggtcctcctttccagtatatagttgtaaaccaagcttttgttttgtcttcgcttgaagggggtgtcgatgatccttcttgtgaCAGGGCcaagcctaggttggttccagtcaggtatctcggcctgacgttcggccttcaacttgtttacttcctcaatgagctgtatgacaagagggtcctgagtagaGTTATGTACCacggaattttctttcgtaagtctcaatcgcctcttggaagtaggaaaatttgaacaagggcgtgtggtttttttcttggactcgccgtactgacttctaaggcgagtctgtcggaatacctcagagtcccttgtaccttcatgttcttcttggacctgtcgttccttccctagattggaagttggcctgggtcgtgggagggggccgagtctttcagaaacccttgggtcattgatcttcaagcatatgtggaagggattatctcgacgttgctttaggaagtctcggcagtcatgataaacggctttcgatccttccaacccttctgcaagaagGTGTATTCCTCCATTTcttctgcttcgggtcgaatcatctgggttgagagaagtctcatgttgatcaatgttttgatgattagctcgttcctcatcagggatacccatgtcgaagggaggtgaccctccaaGCTGGGGGgaacccagatgatggttgatgtccgcaaaggcaacgagctcgcgtgtttgagtacgcctagtttcgtggagcgtctcaaagagcttctcatactgctcctggaggacctcattcttcattgctatcttgttgttttgagcttctaggtcatcgactttagcttgaagagcaaccctctttccttccttctttcgttgtttcacACTAAGTGCgaaaggggtgtcattctgtgtgttgtggcttcctttgctccccatgttggaaagggatgcctggtcaaaagagagtgtatgaatggaggaaaccagcttggcaaagttgaagagagtgggaataagtgtcgttcccacagacggcgccaaatgttgatgcacaaaatcattgagaactttggtacaacagaaagtgttaagtttgtgaccttcgctagattgcttcagtcactagtgtggataagtatgtaaatggatagggacagggaagcaaacacaagatgtacgtggttcacccagattggctatgtccacagagtagaggagttctcattaattatgaagggtttacacaagtacataggttcaagctctcctttaatgagtactagtgaatgatttagtataaatgacattaggaaatattgtgagagaatgatctctattatagaagagagtttctagtttcattctgacattgacacgtgtcatgttgtgattgccttatgatgttgacacgtgtcgcgctatgattggcttctgatgtcgacacgtgttgcgctatgattggcttctgatgtcgacacgtgtcgcgctgtgattggcctcttggttagagggaaactcttctgggtccttgacggtataacgttgaccggtgctcagtagtttcaagattggtcaagtatggtacaaacataaataataaattatgtttggctctatgaccctttggccctcagttggagacggttttttgtgacagagctaaaacgagccatatggccctttggccctcggttggagatggatgtaaatatggccctgtattgttcattaaaatattaatttcttggagggtcAGAGGGTTAAAACGAGTCATCTAGCCaaccttcggttagagatggctttaccatctccaactgatggccaaagggtcatagggctcgttttagccctgtcacaaaaaaccatctccaaccgacggccaaacatattatttaaatttaaaaactacaacttaaattaaaTGCACATTTACCATGTGTAAATGCACATTTATCATCTCTAATAGGAAGCTTATATTTGGGGCACCCATTATATTTGTCCCACATCAGGAGAGAATTGAGCAAGCAAAAGCTTGCATGTGTGGCACCGATtatatttgggccaaaaattTTGAATCTCTCTCTCCCGACTTCTCATCCGTCACTATGGAGCCTTCCTTTACCACACAGAGCCACAACcattgctctctctctcacacgaTTCTCTCTATCAGACACTCAAAGTCTGAGAGTCTTCTTCATCCAGTGCATTGTGCACCGATGCTCTCCCAAATCAGGTAAAATTtggaattaatttagggttcgaattctagattagggtttgtgaaatttgtTCATGTTTTGGATTGGATGTTCTTGATTGTAGCCCTAAtttaatttctatatttatgtttaccattaggttagggtttatgaatttttttttggatttaggAGTGAGGCTATTATATACGTATGAGAGTGAGGTTATTAACAATTCTAATTATACAGTATTAAATTGCAAGACTTCCTTCTAGTGGCCTACTTTGTATGTACGAGAGTGAGGGTATTATGTACAAATTATAACTGGACTTTATAGTGAGTTTCATTAGTTCATCTCCAATGTAATTTCTTTACTACCCTAAACATTATTTCATATCCAATGTAATTTCTTTGTAACAGATGTCCTTGTTTCCTTTACATGAGCACTCAATAATTTGGTGTTACTTGTTTGTAACTTTTTCCAGTTCAAGCACTTTTAATTTGGTTCTTATACTGTAATTGTTGTTGGTAGGTCTGTGAAAGATCACTTAACAATACACAGAATGGTCCTAGCATGCCACCAGTGCAGAATTTATTGAGACCGGAAATGCTGTCGAGCGGGTATCTAATTAGACCTTGTGAAGGTGGTGGCTTGATCCTTCACATTGTTGATCATATGGATTTAGAGGTATGCAGAGCAGTCTGGCTTTTGTATATTGAAGCAATGTCATTTCCTTGGCTTGATTGATCACAATTTTGACTTGTTAATTTGATTGCTTAAACCAGCCTTGGAGTGTACCTGAAGTGTTGTGCCCGCCTTATGAGTCATCAACACTTCTTGCTCAGAAGACAACTATGGCAGTAAGATTGTTTTCTCCTGATCGATGTCATCTTGTTTGGATGTTAaaatttgttagttgagaatgTTTAAAACAAGTTAGAACCATAGAAAGGATGAAGCttcatacatcttgtgttataaTGTGGACATATTTCTCCTTTCAGGCATTACGCAACCTGAGGCAGATATCTCAAGAAGTTTCTCAGCCTAATTCCGATGGTTGGGGAAGAAGGCCTGCAGCTCTCCGTGCTTTTAGTCAGAGATTGAGCAAGTGCGTTACAATTTCTTCCCCTTATGATTTGTTAGAATGGTTAATCAACTTTCACCTTGTTGGAGTATTAAATGAATTTAAATAGTTTGGCAGTAGAATGTATTTGAAGaacaattcataatttcatatttcaattgGGGATTCttgatttgtcccgaaatcctgaaaatatttcgggattcccgaaaatttggtttgggattggtcttcaaattcccgTCCCAAAAAATTTCGGTTTGAGATTAGGGATACTAATTTCGGTTTGGTATCTCATACCGAACCAGCCCTACAAGTGAAGATAATATCATTCGACCGTAGCAAATTTTGCACTATACAAATGGATATTGACGCTCCTGGATTCCATAAAACGTAGAAGTTAGGAAAATTACCGAGTTGATTTGTTTATATTACACTTATATTCCCATTTACATTATCATTTCTTTGGCCACGAATCTTAAAAGCCAATCTTTGTGTGCAGTGCACTAGTAAGTTGAGGAGGTTGTCAAGTCTTTGCAAACACAAAAACCTTCGGATAAGTAGTGATTAATAATGAACGTGAAAGTCTGGGAAACTAGAAGCTTTCTTCCTTCATTAAGATGTTGGCATCAAAAGCAATCATAGCTTCCCTGGCATGCTTTGCACGTAAAACAGTACTTATACGTTCCCCTGACATGCCTCAACGAGTGCTTGTTAAGGCGCATTGCGTGACATACATTCATACGATACATTCATACGAGTACTGATGTGTGTGCAATACTTGAGCtacatcaaaaccaaaaccagccTACGAAAGTTGGGTTTGATCAATTTGGGTAGAGAATCACGAATGAAGACTTCAATCCAGTTCATCTATAAACCACCTTTCAAGCTTTGACTTGTCATTCTCTAGTAAGTACATGCATGTGCGATACAAACACCCCAAAATACTATCTTCAGGACTCGTTCAATGTAAATGATTGGAATGAAATAAATATGTACTATTTTCATGTGTCTTTGTAGCATTAGCATAGGACGCCACCTAAGTGGTGTACCCGTACCATACAAGTTGCTCTTCTAAAATCAAGTTAAGATCCTCTGCGCATCTCTCTCAATGGGACCTGTGTGTTTAATCCTTGTTATTCACGCAAATCGTGCGACTAGTAATGAAGCTacctaactaagaaaagactgCTACATGAATTAACAGTCACCTGATACAACAATGAAAAGACATACAATTACATAAGAAAATGTTCTTCGGTTAGCTGCGGCTTCATTAATCCTTCATTGGTATGTaattatgagagagagagagagagagggagggagggagggagaatgGGTTTCCTTAGGGTGAAGAGTAAGAGCAACAAGGCTTTACTATTTGTGGCAGCCAGATATAGTAAGCAATGCACCCTTAGATTCAGCTGAAAATAGCTTTAGTTGATCGCAGCCAGATATAGCCGCGCCTGGTGTGAATATGTTAGCAACCAGTTCTTATGATCCGCTATGGAGGACATGCAACTCCTCACATTGCAGGCATTGTGGCACTTCTAAATTCATTGCACCCTGATTGGTCCCCTGATGCAATGAAATCAGCACTAGTCACAATAGGTTGATCTACAACCATAATACTTAGTGTCCAAGCGATTAGCAAGTGTCAGTAATGTAGTGAAATTGGATGGTTTCGAGATTAGGTCAGCACATTAATAATAAACAaagcttttttcttcttttgcagaTCCATTTGGAGAGGCagtctttgctgaaggggcagagcAGAAGGTTGCGTATCCATTTTTATTATGGAGGAGGCTTAGTGAACCCGAACAAGGCAGCGAACCCTAGCCTCATATATGATATCAGCACAAATGACTACACAAGCTACCTTTGTGCGTTTGGCTAGTCATCTAACTAATGGTGTGGAACTCTTAATAAATCGTAATAATGCAGATACATGATCAAATCATCGAATAATAATGGGCATACTTCCGAAGTGCTTGATGGACAACTACAGACTCCATTGTCTTTCAAAGTAGAATTGAAGTTCCTATGAAAGTGGAGAGAAAGGGAATTTGATTCTGTTCTTTTTTGTGGGTGCAATGGGGAACAAAGAACCATGTTCTTGGTGGAGAGATTAAGGAGCTTAAATATGCTTTAGGAGTCTATGCAAACTTTCTTAGCATCTGTTCTTAATCATGAACCAAGCTCAGTTGCTCAGAAATATGTCCATTGTAACCCTAACTTTTCCCAGGTCATCCTACTCGAGAAATATTTGGACGTCACTGGTTGTGTACAATCACATGGTTATCTCTCTTGTCACGTGACAAGTGACGagagtagacacataattgtatAAAACTTGTGCTAATATAAAAATACGCAATAAAAGAAATTGacatataattgtatataactgGTGATAAGATAGACTTTTTCCGTCACACTTACTCATGTTTTCGGAAAAGGATCCatcgtgaccgttcatcgtatatcgtgcggtcagttttcgttagatactatttatatttaattttaaaatttaaattttaaataattttttattacatGATATATGATAAACGGTTATGATCATCGGATCCTCatgaaaaggatcctcgccgcTCCTTTTTCCATGTTTCCTTCATGCTTTCTTTTTCAAACATTATGGGGCTTCTACAGAAATGCCTTCCATCCCAAAACAGTCATATCTTTTCATGAAAAAGAATAGGAGGCCCACTAATGAAAGGCAGAAGCGCCACTGAAAACTTTGTGGGAAGAAGAATCTCACGGCAGccctctcaaaaaaaaaaaaaaaaaaaaaaggcagtcCAATAGCTTATTGACATTTTCGGCGTTTGGTAGAaacaaggtataaaatatcgatgatatcggaaatatcggtaatttaaaaacacagaaatttcgatggaaatattgggatattattgatatcgataaaaattaaataaaaaccacggaaattataataaaaacttggaaatttttattgaaactttgcaggatgtttatttagtcaattatctattagtttatcacaaaaaattagaagaaaatgcattgcatgatagatataactgatttaagtatatagcgagctggcaaacattgtgagtgtagaaaatatgtagtaattaatgaaagaagtttaaacacaccataatcatttatatataatgaattaatacaatattttacactttatacattgcatggtaagatgcatgagtgacttagcaaagtctaaaatatcgatgatatcggaaatatcggtagtccaaaaacacggaaatttcgataaaaatatcgggatattatagatattttagaccatgggtAGAAAGCAGGTCAACATCAAAACATATCGATGTTATCTCAAATGCATTATTGACATTATCGACGCAAAGTTCGtactttaataaaataaaaaataaaaaatgttttgtgccaaaaaaatctatttgtgcttttgtttttaagaaaaactaataaaaaaaaatttgaaaactttgaattttaatgataaggacaaaataaacggtaaagtaaatagtaccataattgactttttagtgtaaaaatatggtttttcattaaaataaacagtatcgagagcttttcgttaaagtttattttttttacgaGTCCTAAAAGATTATGCTTAGCAATTGCATTCAAGGTTGACTCGCACATCACCGAACGTGTGTGCCCTACTGTTCAACTTGACAAAATTAAGGGCTGGGGTAGTAGATCAAGCAACTTATTTAAAGTTTTGAGCAAAAAATTTCTAGTGCAGGAACATAATAGCATTGTCATCAACCAATTAATTAGAGGAGTTGTGCTCCCTTTATGCATCTGAATTTGGATCTCTCTTTCAACAATTCAAATTGAATCAATATTAGACTATCCTCCAATAAAAACAGATTGAATTATTATAGGATTGCTAATAAcctttaccgttagatttgaaagaatttgatcCAAATTTCATTTTAAGTGGTGACATGTGAAAGGCATGAGGACAAACTTGTCTTTCTATCTCACTAAATCCATGAATTTAGGCACTGGCATATTTGCGTTGTTCATATCTGCTATTCATCAATGTCAACCTGTGCTTCAGAAGGTTCTTCACCATCCACATAAGTTACTTTTACACCACTTAACACATTTTTGGATAAAATTCTCTAAAATCTAGCAATAGGGGAGTAATTGGCTGTTTCGTACTAGTTAAGGGAGAAAATCAGCAAaaaaagtagttttttttttggggggggggggggggggtgtgtgtTTAACAACAATCTTGTAATAGTTTGGGGGTATAGGCAGTTTACCCTTAAGAAAAATTAGGATAAATTGCATTTTTCACCCTGAAGTTAGTGTACAATTAGAACTTAATacatcatcttttaaaatttgtagtGTCATACAAGTTGTAATTACATCCGCTAAACATATGTTAAATAAGTTGTTTTTGAGGACTAATCAGGTGGGGCTTTCGATCAACATCACCCTGTCTAATGGCGTTTTGAAACTCAACGGCGTGTCGTTATCTTGCCAGAAGTTTACCCCATTGGGTGGCTTGTGGAAAAGGGAGGGGGTAGGATAGGATTGAGAGAGGTCCCGCGACGAATTTGAGAAGTTGGGTTGCAAGGTGTGGTCTCCAACCGAACGAGGGCCAGATGACTAGTTTTAGCCTtctggacctccaagatattaatatttaatgaat of Malus sylvestris chromosome 6, drMalSylv7.2, whole genome shotgun sequence contains these proteins:
- the LOC126625554 gene encoding homeobox-leucine zipper protein ATHB-8; the encoded protein is MPPVQNLLRPEMLSSGYLIRPCEGGGLILHIVDHMDLEPWSVPEVLCPPYESSTLLAQKTTMAALRNLRQISQEVSQPNSDGWGRRPAALRAFSQRLSKCVTISSPYDLLEWLINFHLVGVLNEFK